A genomic region of Chryseobacterium sp. KACC 21268 contains the following coding sequences:
- the mltG gene encoding endolytic transglycosylase MltG gives MKKIILIISIVVIAILGFFGIRFYNKYVGNNVEKEGFVLIPHNAKSQQILDSISPYIKNKDHFTSIAEDKNLGANYKPGRYELKSGMNNREIVNMILAGNQTPNSFRIKDFDDVYQMIGRVTKKTEIDSTKFADQMNEIAVSKGYKNAEDLKKYFFNNTYDFFWTVTPKEFFEKFDNEYKAFWTAERIAKEKQSGLTRDQIYALASIVYKESGGKPDEQKTIAGLYLNRYKKGMKLQSDPTVIYAVNKASNFTQQIKRVYYKHLKEPSPYNTYANKGIPPGPICIVDQNSLNAVLDAENNNYIFMCADPSRFGYHKFTDNAAEHAINAKAYQDWLNKKNIK, from the coding sequence ATGAAAAAAATAATTCTTATAATATCTATTGTTGTCATCGCGATCCTGGGATTTTTCGGGATCAGATTTTACAATAAATATGTCGGAAATAATGTGGAGAAAGAAGGCTTTGTTTTGATCCCGCACAATGCGAAGTCTCAGCAGATCTTGGATTCGATCTCTCCTTATATTAAAAATAAAGATCATTTCACCAGTATCGCAGAAGACAAAAATCTTGGGGCAAATTACAAACCAGGACGCTACGAACTGAAATCGGGAATGAACAACCGCGAAATCGTCAATATGATCCTCGCAGGAAATCAAACACCGAATTCTTTCCGGATCAAAGACTTCGATGATGTTTATCAGATGATCGGTCGAGTGACCAAAAAGACAGAAATCGATTCCACAAAATTTGCTGATCAAATGAATGAAATCGCTGTCAGCAAAGGTTACAAAAATGCTGAAGATCTGAAAAAATATTTCTTCAATAACACCTACGATTTCTTCTGGACCGTGACGCCTAAGGAATTCTTTGAGAAATTCGACAATGAATATAAAGCATTTTGGACTGCGGAGAGAATTGCAAAAGAAAAACAATCCGGCTTGACAAGAGATCAAATCTACGCTTTGGCCTCTATCGTTTACAAAGAATCAGGTGGAAAACCGGATGAGCAGAAAACAATCGCTGGCCTATATCTGAATCGATATAAAAAAGGAATGAAACTGCAAAGTGACCCTACGGTGATCTATGCTGTGAACAAAGCCAGTAATTTTACACAACAAATTAAACGTGTCTATTACAAACACCTAAAAGAACCTTCGCCTTATAATACGTATGCGAATAAAGGCATTCCACCAGGTCCAATTTGTATTGTTGACCAAAATTCTCTGAATGCGGTTTTGGATGCAGAGAACAACAATTACATCTTTATGTGTGCGGATCCATCGAGATTTGGTTATCATAAATTCACGGACAATGCTGCAGAACATGCGATAAACGCAAAAGCTTACCAAGATTGGCTGAATAAAAAGAATATAAAATAA
- the dapF gene encoding diaminopimelate epimerase translates to MNKQIKFYKYQGTGNDFVMIDNRDLEFPKSTEFIEKLCDRRFGIGGDGLILLENDEKSDFKMVYYNSDGNESTMCGNGGRCIVAFAHFLDIFEDKTTFDAIDGLHKAEIKNGIVKLKMIDVKNISTDGNDFVLNTGSPHYVKYVEMLNNYNVFKNGNEIRNSETYKKEGINVNFVETVSDRELFVRTYERGVEDETYSCGTGVTAAALTFMDKNNQTSVAVKVLGGQLKVYAEKNGEGFSDIWLEGPANQVFKGDIAL, encoded by the coding sequence ATGAACAAACAAATCAAATTTTATAAATATCAAGGAACAGGAAATGATTTTGTAATGATCGACAACCGCGATCTGGAATTCCCAAAAAGCACCGAATTCATCGAAAAACTCTGCGACAGACGTTTCGGAATAGGTGGCGACGGTCTGATCCTACTTGAAAACGATGAAAAATCGGACTTCAAAATGGTGTATTACAATTCCGACGGGAACGAGAGTACAATGTGCGGAAATGGTGGCCGTTGCATCGTGGCATTTGCCCATTTCTTGGATATTTTCGAGGACAAGACGACATTTGATGCGATCGATGGACTACACAAAGCGGAAATCAAAAACGGCATCGTAAAATTGAAAATGATCGATGTGAAAAACATTAGCACAGACGGAAATGACTTTGTTTTAAATACTGGTTCACCACATTACGTAAAGTACGTGGAAATGTTAAATAATTATAATGTTTTCAAAAATGGTAACGAAATACGAAATTCTGAAACTTATAAGAAAGAAGGGATCAATGTCAACTTTGTGGAAACTGTTTCTGACAGGGAATTGTTTGTAAGAACCTACGAGCGTGGCGTGGAAGATGAGACCTACAGTTGTGGAACCGGAGTGACGGCTGCGGCTTTAACTTTTATGGATAAAAACAATCAAACCTCTGTTGCAGTCAAGGTTTTGGGTGGACAACTGAAAGTTTATGCTGAGAAAAATGGCGAAGGTTTCAGTGACATTTGGTTGGAAGGGCCAGCAAATCAAGTTTTTAAAGGAGATATTGCATTATAA